Proteins co-encoded in one Prunus persica cultivar Lovell chromosome G6, Prunus_persica_NCBIv2, whole genome shotgun sequence genomic window:
- the LOC18773450 gene encoding UDP-glucose iridoid glucosyltransferase codes for MEKKTQSCKRLVLVPCPYQGHINPMLQLGTFLHSKGFSITIVHTHFNSPNPSNHPEFTFLPIPDGLTEHEILSGNLVAILLALNANCKASFQQCLTQLMEQEPQNSISIIYDDIMYFSEAVANYLNIPSIVLRTVSITNFIARSTVLQLLSKGSFPFPESMSRNPVPDLDPLRFKDLPISNFDTYENYSKLVVNLHNVRTSSAVIWNTVDCLEQSSLAQIQQQCQVPIFTIGPLHKIATAASTSLLEEDMGCIAWLDKQSHNSVIYVSLGSVASISEKELAEMAWGLAKSKQPFLWVIRPGSICGSDWIELLPQGFIEAIGEKGCIVKWAPQRQVLAHDAVGGFWSHCGWNSTLESLSEGVPMICWPCFSDQKVHARYVSQVCKIGIQLENELERGEIERAVRKLMVDDDGKGIRARAKELKEKIEVSMKGGSSYHCLNELVKLIRSF; via the exons atggaaaagaaaacacagaGCTGTAAAAGGTTGGTTTTAGTCCCATGTCCATACCAAGGCCATATAAATCCAATGCTTCAGCTTGGTACCTTCCTTCACTCAAAGGGTTTTTCGATCACAATTGTTCACACTCATTTCAACTCTCCCAACCCTTCAAACCACCCTGAATTCACCTTCCTTCCGATACCAGATGGCCTCACTGAACACGAAATTTTGTCTGGGAATTTAGTAGCTATTCTGTTGGCTCTTAATGCCAATTGCAAAGCAAGCTTCCAGCAATGCTTGACTCAACTGATGGAGCAAGAACCACAGAACAGCATTAGCATCATCTATGATGACATCATGTACTTCTCTGAAGCTGTGGCTAATTATCTGAACATTCCAAGCATCGTCTTACGCACTGTCAGCATTACCAATTTTATTGCCCGCAGCACTGTCCTACAACTTCTTTCGAAAGGTTCCTTTCCCTTCCCAG AATCTATGTCACGGAACCCGGTTCCCGACCTTGATCCCCTCAGGTTCAAGGATCTTCCCATCTCCAACTTTGACACATATGAGAACTATTCAAAACTAGTAGTTAATTTACACAATGTCAGGACATCCTCAGCCGTCATTTGGAACACTGTGGACTGCCTTGAACAATCATCACTGGCACAGATCCAGCAACAATGTCAAGTTCCAATCTTCACCATAGGTCCTCTTCACAAGATTGCAACAGCAGCTTCAACTAGTTTACTAGAAGAGGACATGGGATGCATTGCGTGGCTTGACAAGCAATCCCACAACTCAGTTATCTATGTAAGCTTGGGAAGTGTAGCATCCATTAGTGAGAAAGAACTAGCTGAGATGGCTTGGGGGTTAGCTAAGAGCAAGCAACCTTTCCTGTGGGTGATCAGGCCCGGATCAATTTGTGGTTCTGATTGGATTGAGCTATTGCCTCAAGGTTTCATAGAAGCTATTGGAGAAAAAGGTTGCATTGTGAAATGGGCACCCCAGAGGCAAGTTCTGGCGCATGACGCGGTGGGTGGGTTTTGGAGCCATTGCGGCTGGAATTCAACGCTGGAAAGTTTATCAGAAGGGGTTCCGATGATATGTTGGCCGTGTTTTAGCGATCAGAAGGTGCATGCAAGGTATGTGAGCCAAGTATGTAAAATAGGGATACAACTGGAGAATGAATTAGAGAggggagagatagagagagctGTTAGAAAACTTATGGTAGATGATGATGGGAAGGGAATCAGGGCGAGGGCCAaggaattgaaggagaaaataGAAGTTAGTATGAAGGGTGGCTCTTCCTACCATTGCTTGAATGAGCTTGTGAAGCTTATAAGGTCATTTTGA
- the LOC18775373 gene encoding uncharacterized protein LOC18775373 has translation MKGLDIFCASPASTSICSSMDQHAMVRLGPASIDHPHHHPHHRLHDRPKNQPHNQTHHHHVPCSSQLPIDPKPFYEKCRKSFSSAQTQLRRKSSADIHDLTRTRSLNGSSSSRYLLSDSPFVGWLSEADRNVSANTILLPRQVPSKPRRLMISSDHSPALRSSSTRSRHQVVVLRVSLHCKGCEGKVRKHLSKMEGVTSFSIDFPTKKVTVIGDVTPLGVLSSVSKVKKAQLWPSPTSSSPSSRWSA, from the exons ATGAAAGGACTGGATATTTTCTGTGCTTCTCCAGCTTCCACATCCATTTGCTCTAGCATGGACCAACATGCCATGGTCCGCCTAGGCCCCGCATCCATtgatcatcctcatcatcatcctcatcatcgtCTTCATGATCGACCCAAAAACCAGCCTCACAATCAAACTCACCATCACCATGTCCCTTGCTCATCTCAGCTGCCAATTGATCCCAAACCATTTTATGAGAAATGTAGGAAGAGTTTTTCTAGTGCACAAACTCAGCTACGTAGAAAAAGCTCTGCTGACATTCATGACTTAACAAGGACTAGGAGCCTCAatggttcttcttcttctcggTATCTTTTAAGTGACTCGCCCTTCGTAGGCTGGTTATCGGAGGCCGATCGGAATGTTTCTGCTAATACAATATTGCTCCCTCGCCAAGTGCCTTCTAAGCCTAGACGGTTGATGATCTCAAGTGATCACTCTCCTGCTTTAAGGTCTTCTTCCACTCGTTCTCGTCACCAG GTTGTTGTTTTGAGGGTGTCACTTCATTGCAAGGGCTGTGAAGGAAAAGTGAGAAAGCATCTTTCTAAAATGGAAG GAGTGACATCATTTAGTATAGATTTTCCAACCAAAAAGGTCACAGTCATTGGAGATGTTACCCCATTAGGCGTGCTCTCAAGTGTCTCCAAGGTGAAGAAGGCTCAGCTCTGGCCTTctccaacatcatcatcaccatcctcTCGATGGTCAGCATGA
- the LOC18774856 gene encoding UDP-glycosyltransferase 76E2: MEKKAQSGHRLVLVPCPYQGHINPMLQLGTFLHSKGFSISIVHTHFNSPNPSNHPEFTFFPIPDGLTADEISSGNVVAIMFTINANCKASFKQCLTDRVTEQEPQNKITCIIYDEFMYFSESVANDLNIPRILLRTQSATNFIARNTLIRLHSKGCTPFPDSMSLNLVPELHPLRFKDLPISIFDTLENVLKLMANGHDVRTSSAIIWNTLDCLEQSSLAQIQQQCQVPIFSIGPLHKIATAASSSSLLEEDTSCIAWLDKQSHNSVIYVSLGSLAFISEKELFEMAWGLINSRQPFLWVIRPGSVCDSDGIEQLPQGFSEAVGERGCIVTWAPQMEVLAHGAVGGFWSHCGWNSTLESMSEGVPMLCRPCSSDQKVNARYVSQEWKIGLQLENELERGEIERAVKKLMVDDDGKGMRVRAKDLKEKIEVSMKGGSSYHCLNELVELIRSF; this comes from the exons atgGAAAAGAAAGCACAGAGTGGTCACAGGTTGGTCTTAGTCCCATGTCCATACCAAGGCCACATAAATCCTATGCTCCAGCTGGGCACCTTCCTTCACTCAAAGGGCTTTTCCATTTCAATTGTTCACACCCATTTCAACTCTCCAAACCCTTCAAACCACCCTGAATTCACCTTCTTTCCAATACCAGATGGCTTAACTGCTGATGAGATTTCATCTGGGAATGTAGTAGCTATTATGTTCACTATTAACGCCAATTGCAAAGCGAGTTTCAAACAATGCTTGACTGATAGAGTGACGGAACAGGAACCACAGAACAAAATCACCTGCATCATCTATGATGAATTTATGTACTTCTCTGAATCTGTGGCTAATGATCTAAACATTCCAAGAATCCTCTTACGCACACAAAGCGCTACCAATTTTATTGCTCGCAACACTCTAATACGACTTCATTCGAAAGGTTGCACTCCCTTCCCAG ATTCTATGTCACTGAACTTGGTGCCCGAGCTTCATCCCCTCAGGTTCAAGGATCTGCCCATCTCCATTTTCGACACACTTGAAAACGTTTTGAAACTAATGGCAAATGGACACGATGTTAGGACATCCTCAGCCATCATTTGGAACACCCTGGACTGCCTTGAGCAATCATCACTAGCACAGATCCAGCAACAATGCCAAGTTCCAATCTTCTCCATAGGTCCCCTTCACAAGATTGCAACAGCAGCCTCCAGTAGTAGTTTACTAGAAGAAGACACGAGCTGCATTGCGTGGCTTGACAAACAATCCCATAACTCAGTTATCTATGTAAGCTTGGGGAGCTTAGCATTCATAAGTGAGAAGGAGCTATTCGAAATGGCTTGGGGATTAATTAACAGCAGGCAACCTTTTTTGTGGGTGATCAGGCCTGGATCAGTTTGTGATTCTGATGGGATTGAGCAACTGCCTCAAGGTTTCTCAGAAGCCGTTGGAGAAAGAGGTTGCATTGTGACATGGGCACCCCAGATGGAAGTCTTGGCTCATGGCGCAGTGGGCGGGTTTTGGAGCCATTGTGGTTGGAACTCAACCCTGGAAAGTATGTCTGAAGGGGTTCCAATGTTATGCAGGCCGTGCTCTAGCGATCAGAAGGTGAATGCAAGGTATGTGAGCCAAGAATGGAAAATAGGGTTACAATTGGAGAATGAattagagagaggagagataGAGCGAGCTGTTAAAAAACTTATGGTAGATGATGATGGGAAGGGAATGCGGGTGAGGGCCAAGgatttgaaagagaaaatagaAGTTAGTATGAAGGGTGGCTCTTCCTACCATTGCTTGAATGAGCTTGTGGAGCTTATAAGGTCATTTTAA
- the LOC109949991 gene encoding dirigent protein 25-like — protein MPTGFRKLTMLAVVQIKENPATPEEPDTTPTQTPLSNVAPAAATSATVSNSEAYHPLTFFLHDIIGGSNPSARAVTGIVTNPAVNGEVPFAKPNGAVVPIGNGIPQNNNNNGIINNNNVPFFTGLGGNTASNLIQNNGNHNNIISGNGLPYLNGAQLPPGITLQKLMFGTLTVFDDELTEGHELGSGLLGKAQGFYVATSEDGSSQTIAFTAMFQSGGYADSLTFFGVHRVAASESHLAVMGGTGKYLNAKGYALVKAIPATNQHNTGVDTVLQFTVCLTY, from the exons ATGCCCACTG GTTTCAGAAAGCTCACTATGCTTGCGGTTGTTCAAATAAAG GAAAACCCTGCAACCCCTGAGGAACCTGATACAACTCCAACACAGACACCTCTTTCCAATGTTGCTCCTGCTGCAGCTACTAGCGCCACAGTTTCCAATTCAGAGGCCTACCATCCATTAACCTTCTTCTTGCATGACATTATTGGTGGATCAAACCCCTCAGCCAGAGCAGTCACTGGGATTGTGACCAATCCAGCAGTCAATGGTGAAGTCCCCTTTGCCAAACCCAATGGAGCAGTTGTCCCAATTGGGAATGGCATTCCTcagaacaacaacaacaatggaattatcaacaacaacaatgtcCCCTTCTTCACTGGCCTTGGTGGAAACACAGCTAGCAACTTGATCCAAAACAATGGGAACCACAACAACATCATCAGCGGCAACGGGCTCCCATACCTAAATGGGGCTCAGCTCCCTCCAGGCATAACCCTTCAAAAGCTCATGTTTGGGACACTCACAGTGTTTGATGATGAGCTGACTGAAGGGCATGAGCTTGGCTCTGGCTTGCTTGGCAAGGCACAAGGGTTCTATGTGGCAACTTCTGAAGATGGCAGCAGCCAGACCATTGCTTTCACTGCCATGTTTCAGAGTGGTGGTTATGCTGACAGCCTCACCTTCTTCGGTGTGCATCGCGTGGCGGCATCAGAGTCTCATCTTGCAGTCATGGGAGGCACCGGAAAGTATCTCAATGCAAAGGGCTATGCTCTGGTCAAGGCCATTCCTGCTACAAATCAGCATAATACCGGAGTTGACACTGTGCTGCAGTTTACTGTGTGTCTTACTTACTAG